A genome region from Clostridium pasteurianum includes the following:
- a CDS encoding helix-turn-helix domain-containing protein — protein MNTALLKAQIILNNKKISDLANELGISKSALYRKLRGETEFTRQEIENIIVFLGLSVSKAMEIFFNEKVS, from the coding sequence ATGAACACAGCATTATTAAAAGCACAGATTATTTTAAATAACAAAAAAATTTCAGATCTAGCTAATGAATTAGGAATAAGTAAATCTGCTTTATATAGAAAGCTTCGCGGTGAAACTGAATTTACTAGACAAGAAATAGAAAACATTATTGTTTTTTTAGGACTAAGTGTTAGTAAAGCAATGGAAATTTTTTTTAACGAAAAAGTATCTTAA
- a CDS encoding helix-turn-helix domain-containing protein, which produces MNVKDIIHNRRIELGLTYEELGKMVGVGKSTVRKWETGMIENMRRDNIVALAKALNLSPSLIMGWETEEEDSSKKELDMDEAKLLSNYNKLNDLGKNEANKRVAELTCIPIYYDSENAATKILENMSDTIAAHDDDLTPAEKSEMDKRILDKINGFK; this is translated from the coding sequence ATGAATGTTAAAGATATAATTCACAATAGAAGAATAGAACTTGGGCTTACTTATGAAGAACTAGGAAAAATGGTTGGCGTAGGTAAGAGCACAGTTAGAAAATGGGAAACAGGTATGATAGAAAATATGAGAAGAGATAATATTGTTGCCCTAGCTAAAGCTTTAAATCTATCTCCCTCTTTAATAATGGGATGGGAAACTGAAGAGGAAGATTCAAGTAAAAAAGAATTAGATATGGATGAAGCAAAACTTTTAAGTAATTACAATAAATTAAATGACTTAGGCAAAAATGAAGCTAATAAAAGAGTTGCTGAATTAACATGTATTCCTATATATTATGATTCAGAAAATGCAGCAACAAAAATTCTTGAAAATATGAGCGATACTATTGCTGCACATGATGATGATTTAACACCTGCTGAAAAATCAGAAATGGATAAAAGAATTTTAGACAAAATAAATGGTTTTAAGTAA
- a CDS encoding ImmA/IrrE family metallo-endopeptidase: MTKYEELVIKAEINGINVLEVDLGTHKECGKYLHLTNGDFIIINLNISNAQKYQVLSEEIGHYCTTFGNILELDDLKNIKQEKRARNWGYEKTVGLIDLINAFEKGLRTKSEISEYLNVTEKFLEQAIQHYREKYGVYCEVDHYAIYFEPTLSILKML; this comes from the coding sequence ATGACAAAGTATGAAGAGTTAGTAATTAAAGCTGAAATTAATGGTATAAATGTTTTAGAGGTTGATTTAGGTACTCATAAAGAGTGTGGTAAATATTTACATCTTACAAATGGCGATTTTATTATAATAAATTTGAACATATCAAATGCTCAAAAATATCAGGTATTATCTGAAGAAATTGGACATTATTGCACTACATTTGGAAATATATTAGAACTAGATGATTTAAAGAATATTAAGCAAGAAAAAAGAGCCCGTAACTGGGGATATGAGAAAACAGTCGGACTTATTGATTTAATAAACGCCTTTGAAAAAGGTCTAAGAACAAAAAGTGAAATATCTGAATATCTAAATGTCACAGAGAAATTTCTTGAACAGGCTATACAGCATTATAGAGAAAAGTATGGTGTCTATTGTGAAGTTGATCACTATGCTATTTACTTCGAACCAACGCTATCAATATTAAAGATGCTTTAG
- a CDS encoding FAD-binding oxidoreductase: MVNIEDIKYFQSFLGEDRVLSGDEINEDFSHDELGSVSKMPEVLLEVKNTEEISKVMKYAYEKGIPVVPRGSGTGLVGAAVPLHGGIMLNMSSMNKILELDEENLTLTVEPGVLLMEIGKFVEQHDLFYPPDPGEKSATIGGNISTNAGGMRAVKYGVTRDYVRGLEVVLPNGDILNVGGKVVKNSSGYSIKDLICGSEGTLAIITKAILKLMPLPKKTISLLVPFNDLDTAISTVPKIIKSKAIPTAIEFMEREVILSAEEYLGKKFPDNSADAYLLLSFDGNTKEDVEKDYSKVAEICLNEGALDVYIVDTDERKEAVWNARGAFLEAVKASTTEMDECDVVVPRNKVAEFVKYTDELQNKFNIRIRSFGHAGDGNLHVYILKDDLSKKEWEEKLKRVFECMYKKSMDLEGLVSGEHGIGFAKKKYLFNQCGEEYISLMKNIKKAFDPKNILNPEKVCE, from the coding sequence ATGGTTAATATAGAGGATATAAAATATTTTCAATCATTTTTAGGTGAAGATAGAGTACTCAGCGGAGATGAAATAAATGAGGATTTCAGCCATGATGAGCTTGGCAGCGTAAGCAAGATGCCTGAAGTACTTTTAGAGGTTAAAAATACAGAGGAAATATCAAAGGTTATGAAATATGCTTATGAAAAGGGCATACCGGTAGTTCCAAGAGGATCGGGTACGGGACTTGTTGGAGCAGCTGTACCACTTCATGGTGGCATAATGCTAAATATGAGCAGCATGAATAAGATTCTTGAACTTGATGAGGAAAATTTAACGCTTACCGTTGAACCGGGAGTTCTTTTAATGGAGATAGGTAAATTTGTAGAGCAGCATGATCTTTTTTATCCACCAGACCCAGGTGAAAAATCTGCAACTATAGGCGGAAATATAAGTACAAATGCTGGAGGCATGAGAGCAGTAAAATACGGTGTTACTAGAGATTATGTAAGAGGACTTGAAGTGGTGCTGCCAAATGGTGACATTTTAAATGTTGGAGGAAAGGTTGTTAAAAATAGTTCTGGTTACAGCATAAAAGATTTAATATGCGGCTCAGAGGGAACCCTTGCTATAATAACAAAAGCAATCTTAAAACTTATGCCGCTTCCTAAAAAGACAATAAGCCTTTTAGTACCTTTTAATGATCTTGATACAGCTATAAGTACTGTTCCTAAAATTATAAAGTCAAAAGCAATTCCTACAGCTATAGAGTTTATGGAGAGAGAAGTAATTCTTTCTGCTGAGGAATACTTAGGCAAAAAGTTTCCTGATAACAGTGCAGATGCATATTTGCTTTTGAGTTTTGATGGAAATACTAAGGAAGATGTTGAAAAAGATTATAGTAAAGTTGCTGAAATTTGCCTTAATGAAGGAGCACTTGATGTCTATATAGTTGATACGGATGAGAGAAAAGAAGCTGTATGGAACGCAAGAGGAGCGTTTCTTGAAGCAGTTAAAGCTTCTACTACAGAAATGGATGAATGTGATGTTGTTGTTCCAAGAAATAAGGTTGCCGAATTCGTAAAATATACAGATGAGCTTCAAAACAAGTTTAATATTAGAATAAGAAGTTTTGGTCATGCTGGTGATGGAAATCTTCATGTTTATATATTAAAAGATGATTTAAGTAAAAAAGAGTGGGAAGAAAAACTAAAGAGAGTATTTGAATGCATGTACAAAAAATCCATGGATTTGGAAGGACTTGTATCAGGAGAACATGGAATAGGTTTTGCCAAAAAGAAATATTTATTTAATCAATGTGGTGAAGAATACATTTCACTTATGAAAAATATTAAAAAAGCTTTTGATCCTAAAAACATTTTAAATCCAGAAAAGGTATGTGAATAG
- a CDS encoding electron transfer flavoprotein subunit alpha produces MGKLVINQDKLTKENIKELINLCPFNAIEENNGKLQINAACKLCKTCIRKGPKGVIEFVEDKVKSIDKSAWKGILVYVDHVEGNIHPVTYELIGKARELASKINHPVYALFIGHNIKEKAEELLHYGVDEVFVYDYEELRDFTIEPYTAAFEDLVKKVKPTAILVGATTVGRSLAPRVAARFKTGLTADCTILDMKENTDLVQIRPAFGGNIMAQIINPNNRPQMSTVRYKVMNAPERQDGKSGKITVCSMDKEKLNSNIKVLKITKKEPENSISDAEVIIAVGRGIKAEKDMDMVYELADLLGARVAGTRPLVEAGWIDAKTQIGLSGRTVKPKLIIVLGISGAVQFTAGMNSSEYIFTINKDEKAPIFNVSHYGIVGDLYEIVPKLIEKIKQNKKVEKAI; encoded by the coding sequence ATGGGAAAGTTAGTTATTAATCAAGATAAACTTACAAAGGAAAACATAAAAGAACTTATTAATTTATGTCCTTTTAATGCTATAGAAGAAAATAATGGTAAGCTACAAATAAATGCGGCCTGTAAGCTCTGTAAAACATGCATAAGAAAAGGTCCTAAGGGAGTTATAGAATTTGTAGAAGATAAGGTTAAAAGTATAGACAAAAGTGCCTGGAAGGGAATTTTAGTATATGTAGATCATGTGGAAGGAAATATACATCCTGTAACTTATGAGCTTATAGGAAAGGCAAGAGAGCTTGCTTCTAAAATAAATCACCCAGTTTATGCATTGTTTATTGGGCATAATATAAAGGAAAAAGCAGAAGAACTTCTTCATTATGGCGTTGATGAGGTTTTTGTATATGACTATGAAGAACTTCGTGATTTTACCATTGAACCATATACTGCTGCCTTTGAAGATTTAGTAAAAAAAGTAAAGCCAACAGCAATACTTGTTGGAGCTACTACTGTTGGAAGGTCACTTGCACCTAGAGTTGCAGCAAGATTTAAAACAGGGCTTACAGCGGATTGTACAATACTTGACATGAAAGAAAATACTGACTTAGTCCAAATAAGACCTGCTTTTGGCGGAAATATAATGGCTCAAATTATAAATCCAAATAACAGACCACAAATGTCTACGGTTAGGTATAAAGTTATGAATGCACCAGAGAGACAGGATGGTAAGAGCGGAAAAATTACAGTATGCAGCATGGATAAAGAAAAACTTAATTCCAATATAAAGGTTTTAAAAATAACTAAAAAAGAGCCAGAAAACAGTATATCTGATGCGGAAGTAATAATTGCAGTTGGAAGAGGAATTAAGGCTGAAAAGGATATGGACATGGTGTATGAATTAGCAGACCTTTTAGGTGCAAGAGTTGCAGGGACGAGACCACTTGTTGAAGCAGGATGGATTGATGCTAAAACTCAAATAGGTTTAAGCGGTAGAACTGTAAAGCCTAAACTCATAATAGTTCTTGGTATTTCAGGAGCAGTTCAGTTTACAGCAGGCATGAACAGCAGTGAGTATATATTTACAATAAATAAGGATGAAAAAGCACCTATATTTAATGTAAGTCACTATGGAATAGTTGGAGATTTATATGAAATTGTTCCAAAACTTATTGAAAAGATAAAGCAAAATAAAAAAGTAGAAAAGGCAATATAA
- a CDS encoding electron transfer flavoprotein subunit beta/FixA family protein — protein sequence MDILVCIKQVPGTSKVEVDEKTGVLKRNGIDSKMNPYDLYALETALRIKEKIGGEVSVITMGPPQAKEVIKEAYMMGVDRGMLISDRKFAGADVLATAYTISQGIKKMGNFDLILCGKQTTDGDTAEVGPEIAEYLKIPHIANVIRIEEVNEKEITVDMDMPNTIELDKISYPCLLTIDKDIFEPRLPSYKKKLETKDREIETICLNDFEDKDENHYGLNGSATQVERIFPPSVNNDREIWNGSSEEISDKIFNKLKQLKYV from the coding sequence ATGGATATTTTAGTATGTATTAAACAAGTTCCAGGTACTAGTAAAGTTGAAGTAGATGAGAAAACAGGGGTTCTAAAAAGGAATGGAATAGATTCTAAAATGAATCCCTACGATCTTTATGCACTTGAAACAGCACTTAGAATAAAAGAAAAGATTGGAGGTGAGGTAAGCGTTATTACTATGGGACCTCCACAGGCAAAAGAAGTTATCAAAGAAGCATATATGATGGGTGTAGATAGAGGAATGCTTATTTCAGATAGAAAATTTGCAGGTGCAGATGTACTTGCTACAGCATATACAATTTCTCAAGGTATTAAGAAAATGGGGAATTTCGATTTAATACTTTGTGGAAAACAAACTACAGATGGAGATACAGCTGAGGTTGGACCTGAAATAGCTGAATATTTAAAAATACCACATATTGCAAATGTGATAAGAATAGAAGAAGTGAATGAAAAAGAAATAACAGTAGATATGGATATGCCAAACACTATAGAGCTTGATAAAATTTCTTATCCGTGTCTTCTTACTATAGATAAAGATATATTCGAGCCAAGACTTCCATCTTATAAGAAAAAACTTGAAACTAAGGATAGGGAAATTGAAACTATTTGCCTTAATGATTTTGAGGATAAGGATGAAAATCATTATGGACTTAATGGTTCAGCAACTCAGGTTGAAAGAATATTTCCACCTTCAGTTAATAATGACAGAGAAATTTGGAATGGAAGCAGTGAAGAAATATCAGATAAAATATTTAATAAACTTAAACAATTAAAGTATGTTTAA
- the adhE gene encoding bifunctional acetaldehyde-CoA/alcohol dehydrogenase: MKVTNSKELKQKLNQLKEAQKKFATYTQEQVDEIFKQCAIAAAKERIALSKLAVEETGIGFVEDKIIKNHFAAEYIYNKYKDEKTCGIIEHDEALGISKVAEPIGVVAAIIPTTNPTSTTIFKSLISLKTRNAILFSPHPRAKKSTITAAKLILDAAVKAGAPKDIIGWIDEPSIGLSQELMSEADIVLATGGPSMVKAAYSSGKPAIGVGAGNTPAIIDESADTTMAVSSILLSKTYDNGVICASEQSVLVPSSIYEKVRDEFVKRGAHILNKNELAKAKEVMFKDGNINAGIVGKSAYTIAKMAGIEVPQATKVLIGEVQSVEREELFSHEKLSPVLALYKVKDFDEALEKAERLAYLGGNGHTSSLYIDSQNNKEKVKKFGLTMKTSRTFINMPSSQGASGDFYNFAIAPSFTLGCGTWGGNSISENVTPRHLLNIKSVAERRENMLWFKVPQKIYFKYGCLGFALKELKDMNRKRAFIVTDKDLFKLGYVNKITKALDEIGITYDVFSDIKSDPSISSAKAGAKEMLSFEPDVIISIGGGSAMDAAKIMHLLYEYPEAEIENLAIRFLDIRKRICGFPKLGKKAISVAIPTTAGTGSEVTPFAVITDDKTGMKYPLTSYELTPNMAIIDTELMMNMPKGLTAATGIDALVHAIEAYVSTMATDYTDALSLRAIKMIFKYLPIAYKNGKIDIDAREKMAHASNIAGIAFANAFLGICHSMAHKLGAMHHVAHGVACAVLIEEVIKYNATDCPTKQAAFPQYKYPNAKAKYTEIADYLNLKGSSDDEKVASLIKAITDLKKEINLPMNISAIGIDKKDFFLTLDKMSELAYDDQCTAANPRYPLISELKDIYTKAF, encoded by the coding sequence ATGAAAGTCACAAATTCAAAAGAATTAAAACAAAAACTAAATCAATTAAAAGAAGCCCAAAAAAAGTTTGCAACATATACTCAGGAACAAGTCGATGAAATTTTCAAACAATGTGCTATAGCAGCAGCCAAAGAGAGAATAGCTCTATCAAAATTAGCAGTAGAAGAAACAGGAATCGGTTTTGTGGAGGATAAAATTATAAAAAATCATTTTGCCGCAGAATATATATATAACAAATATAAAGACGAAAAAACTTGCGGAATAATAGAACATGATGAAGCATTAGGTATATCAAAAGTTGCAGAGCCTATTGGAGTTGTCGCTGCTATAATTCCTACTACCAATCCAACATCTACAACAATTTTTAAATCACTAATTTCTTTAAAAACAAGAAATGCAATTTTGTTTTCACCTCATCCTCGTGCAAAAAAGTCAACTATTACTGCTGCAAAATTAATTTTAGATGCAGCTGTTAAAGCCGGGGCTCCTAAAGACATAATAGGATGGATAGATGAACCATCAATAGGACTTTCTCAAGAATTAATGAGTGAAGCTGATATAGTTTTAGCAACAGGAGGACCTTCGATGGTCAAAGCCGCCTATTCATCAGGTAAACCTGCAATTGGCGTTGGAGCTGGAAATACTCCTGCAATAATAGATGAAAGTGCAGATACAACTATGGCTGTAAGCTCTATACTTTTATCAAAAACCTATGATAATGGTGTAATATGTGCTTCTGAGCAATCAGTATTAGTTCCAAGTTCAATATATGAAAAAGTTAGAGATGAATTTGTAAAACGTGGAGCTCATATACTTAACAAAAACGAGTTAGCTAAAGCAAAAGAAGTTATGTTTAAAGATGGAAATATCAATGCTGGTATAGTTGGAAAATCAGCTTATACAATTGCCAAAATGGCAGGAATCGAGGTACCACAAGCTACAAAAGTTTTAATAGGTGAAGTTCAGTCTGTTGAAAGAGAAGAATTATTTTCACACGAAAAATTATCACCAGTTTTAGCATTATATAAGGTTAAGGATTTTGATGAAGCTCTTGAAAAAGCAGAAAGACTTGCATACTTAGGTGGAAATGGACATACTTCTTCCTTGTATATAGACTCTCAAAACAATAAAGAAAAAGTTAAAAAATTTGGATTAACAATGAAAACCTCAAGAACCTTTATTAATATGCCTTCTTCACAAGGCGCAAGTGGAGATTTTTATAACTTTGCTATAGCACCTTCCTTTACATTAGGATGTGGTACCTGGGGTGGAAATTCTATATCAGAGAATGTAACACCTAGGCATTTATTAAATATTAAAAGTGTTGCTGAAAGAAGGGAAAATATGCTTTGGTTCAAAGTACCTCAAAAAATATATTTTAAATATGGCTGTCTTGGATTTGCATTAAAAGAATTAAAAGACATGAATAGAAAAAGAGCATTTATAGTAACAGACAAAGATCTTTTTAAGCTCGGTTATGTTAATAAAATCACAAAGGCATTAGATGAAATAGGTATTACTTATGATGTATTTTCAGATATAAAATCTGATCCAAGCATTAGCTCTGCAAAAGCTGGTGCCAAAGAAATGCTTAGCTTTGAACCGGATGTTATAATATCTATTGGCGGTGGTTCTGCAATGGATGCAGCAAAAATAATGCACTTGTTATATGAATATCCAGAAGCAGAAATTGAAAATTTAGCTATAAGATTTTTAGATATAAGAAAAAGAATATGTGGTTTTCCTAAACTTGGTAAAAAGGCAATTTCAGTAGCAATACCTACAACTGCTGGTACTGGATCTGAAGTAACACCTTTTGCAGTTATAACTGATGATAAAACAGGAATGAAATATCCTTTAACTTCTTATGAATTAACACCAAATATGGCTATAATAGATACTGAATTAATGATGAATATGCCTAAAGGACTAACTGCTGCAACAGGAATAGATGCTTTGGTTCATGCTATAGAAGCATACGTCTCAACTATGGCTACTGACTATACTGATGCATTATCTTTAAGAGCAATAAAAATGATATTTAAATATTTACCTATAGCTTATAAAAATGGGAAAATAGATATTGATGCTAGAGAGAAAATGGCACATGCATCCAATATTGCAGGGATTGCTTTTGCCAATGCCTTTTTGGGTATATGTCATTCCATGGCTCATAAACTTGGAGCAATGCATCATGTTGCTCACGGAGTTGCATGCGCTGTACTAATTGAAGAAGTTATTAAATATAATGCAACAGATTGTCCAACAAAGCAAGCAGCATTTCCTCAATACAAATATCCTAATGCAAAAGCAAAATATACTGAAATTGCAGATTATTTGAATTTAAAAGGCAGCAGTGATGACGAAAAAGTTGCCTCATTAATAAAAGCGATTACAGACTTAAAGAAAGAAATAAATCTTCCTATGAATATAAGTGCAATTGGAATTGATAAAAAAGATTTTTTCCTTACACTGGATAAGATGTCAGAACTGGCCTATGACGATCAGTGTACAGCGGCAAATCCTAGATATCCACTTATAAGTGAGCTTAAAGATATATATACGAAAGCTTTCTAA
- a CDS encoding peptidoglycan-binding domain-containing protein gives MKNLKMKVLCLGIVSSILISSTAFAATNNTKQINTTSTKVTTQVPSKSVTLLKLRDSWDYRTVNQIIADGGTLHEGDVGSGVELVQICLSHAGYLPNVHTSIDGVFRDETDKAVRNFQSNNGLSVDGVVDQNTWNVLRNYIR, from the coding sequence ATGAAAAATCTAAAAATGAAAGTTCTATGCTTAGGAATTGTATCTAGTATCTTAATTTCTTCTACCGCTTTTGCTGCTACTAATAATACAAAACAAATAAACACAACTTCTACTAAAGTAACTACACAAGTACCATCTAAAAGTGTTACATTATTAAAACTTCGTGATTCATGGGATTATAGAACTGTTAATCAAATTATCGCTGATGGTGGTACTCTTCATGAAGGTGATGTCGGTAGTGGCGTTGAATTAGTTCAGATTTGTTTATCTCATGCAGGATACTTACCAAATGTTCATACAAGTATAGATGGAGTTTTCCGAGATGAAACAGATAAAGCTGTTAGGAATTTTCAAAGTAACAATGGTTTAAGCGTTGATGGTGTTGTTGACCAAAATACTTGGAATGTATTACGTAATTATATAAGATAA
- a CDS encoding tyrosine-type recombinase/integrase has product MSASSTIVLPVLIVFSTLVRPCNGMARWKVYSSYVLHTNKIKKVLKNANIDKNIRFHDLRHTNATLLISRGISLKVIQERLGHKDFSTTTNIYSHVTKKMQENATNELSKILNK; this is encoded by the coding sequence TTGTCTGCATCATCGACTATAGTTTTACCTGTGCTTATTGTGTTTTCTACACTAGTACGACCTTGTAATGGTATGGCAAGATGGAAAGTATATTCATCCTATGTATTACACACTAATAAAATAAAAAAAGTTCTTAAAAATGCTAATATTGATAAAAACATAAGATTTCATGATTTACGGCATACAAATGCAACTCTATTAATATCCCGTGGGATAAGCTTAAAGGTAATTCAAGAACGTCTTGGTCATAAAGATTTTTCAACCACTACAAATATTTATTCCCATGTCACTAAAAAAATGCAAGAGAACGCCACAAACGAGCTTTCTAAAATTTTAAATAAATAG
- a CDS encoding zinc ribbon domain-containing protein translates to MNNDIELAYLIQQNYDLIKESKKILKDGSYIYLLKKLKNEFETAKENYLQSGNKLKKIKEGYVSISLELRREREKLENDEFELYNKAGSDLNLIKKLETVIETEKLSLKKMEEKAVDLLDEEEKIKKEIEDLRMKLLNIKDNFYDYKVKTSGKVEKARGDIKAAELKIEEIKSKIPQNLLDEIANLMKRKSCAVAKLNGETCGGCRMKVSSMTVDSLMNGSSIVHCDNCGIILYYDKSEGKIKRKSRKRIKA, encoded by the coding sequence ATGAATAATGATATAGAACTAGCATATTTAATTCAACAAAATTATGACCTCATAAAAGAAAGCAAAAAAATACTTAAAGATGGCTCATATATCTATCTATTAAAAAAGTTAAAAAATGAGTTTGAAACTGCAAAAGAAAATTATTTGCAAAGTGGAAATAAACTAAAGAAGATAAAAGAAGGCTATGTTTCTATAAGTTTAGAACTTAGACGAGAGAGAGAAAAGTTAGAAAATGATGAATTTGAATTATACAATAAAGCGGGCTCTGATTTAAATCTTATAAAGAAATTGGAAACTGTTATTGAAACAGAAAAATTGAGTTTGAAGAAGATGGAAGAAAAAGCGGTTGATTTATTGGATGAAGAGGAAAAGATAAAAAAGGAAATAGAAGATTTAAGGATGAAACTTTTAAACATAAAGGATAATTTTTATGATTATAAGGTAAAAACTAGCGGTAAGGTAGAAAAAGCAAGAGGAGATATTAAAGCAGCAGAATTAAAAATAGAGGAGATAAAGAGTAAAATTCCACAAAATTTACTTGATGAAATAGCTAATTTAATGAAAAGAAAAAGCTGTGCAGTGGCTAAATTAAATGGCGAAACATGTGGCGGATGTAGAATGAAAGTTTCCTCCATGACTGTAGACAGTTTAATGAATGGCAGCAGCATTGTTCACTGTGATAACTGCGGGATAATTTTGTATTACGATAAAAGCGAAGGAAAGATAAAAAGAAAATCACGAAAAAGAATAAAGGCTTAA
- a CDS encoding Nif3-like dinuclear metal center hexameric protein: MSLKVEDLCNIIEDFAPVSLKEDYDNVGLMIGDKEAEVHSILVTLDCTMKVIDEAVENKCNMIVAHHPILFRKPSSITNETLLGRKIIKIIKNNINVYAAHTNLDSVKGGVNDTIVSLLGFNKTEFLSKDNNAVKEAGIGRIIKLTESVTLKELCDIVKTKLKISNLRYAGNEDRKIKSIAVINGSGQDFFEEARKAGVDCIITGDTSYHYVSDYAEMNIGIIDAGHFGTEWPAVAVMSEKLKKALNTRGLNVPVLVSKNNIDPYRFR; this comes from the coding sequence ATGTCTTTAAAAGTAGAGGATTTGTGCAATATAATAGAAGATTTTGCTCCTGTTTCTTTAAAAGAAGATTACGATAATGTAGGGCTTATGATAGGGGACAAGGAAGCAGAGGTGCATTCTATATTAGTGACTCTTGACTGCACTATGAAAGTCATAGATGAAGCTGTAGAGAATAAATGCAATATGATAGTAGCACATCATCCAATTCTATTTAGAAAGCCATCTTCCATAACAAATGAAACTCTCTTAGGTAGAAAAATAATTAAGATAATAAAAAATAATATAAATGTTTATGCAGCGCACACTAATTTAGACAGCGTTAAAGGCGGAGTAAATGACACAATTGTGAGTCTTCTTGGATTTAATAAAACTGAGTTTTTATCTAAAGATAATAATGCAGTAAAAGAAGCTGGAATTGGAAGAATTATTAAGCTAACAGAGTCAGTTACATTGAAGGAATTGTGCGATATTGTAAAAACCAAGCTTAAGATTAGCAATTTAAGATATGCTGGAAATGAAGATAGGAAAATAAAGAGTATTGCTGTAATAAATGGAAGCGGTCAGGACTTCTTTGAGGAAGCCAGAAAAGCTGGTGTTGACTGCATAATTACAGGGGACACTTCTTATCATTATGTAAGTGATTATGCTGAAATGAATATAGGAATTATAGATGCAGGACATTTTGGAACAGAGTGGCCGGCAGTAGCAGTTATGTCCGAAAAGTTAAAAAAAGCATTGAATACAAGGGGCTTAAATGTTCCTGTTTTAGTGTCTAAAAATAATATTGATCCGTACAGATTTAGGTAG
- a CDS encoding tRNA (adenine(22)-N(1))-methyltransferase, with protein MEIAYRLKVISSLIDKCEVIGDIGTDHAYLPIYLLKNNICNRCIASDINRGPLKKAANNIRRYDLQDKIECRLGSGLNVLKTGEVDSVVIAGMGGNLIRDLIEERLDIFKSLKYAVLQPVQNPEVLREYLYKRGFNILGEQLCIDESKYYEIIKVCYASNVKVKDDIYYEISEKLIEMKHPLLKEYIDYKIKKYNKICDNINEDSVNALNRKKELTLKSHKLKELLSCL; from the coding sequence ATGGAAATAGCGTATAGACTTAAAGTAATTAGTTCACTTATAGATAAGTGTGAAGTTATTGGAGACATAGGTACAGATCATGCTTATTTGCCTATATATTTATTGAAAAATAATATATGCAATAGATGTATTGCTTCGGATATAAATAGAGGACCTTTAAAAAAGGCTGCTAATAACATAAGAAGGTATGATCTTCAAGATAAAATAGAATGCCGCTTGGGGTCAGGTCTTAATGTGTTAAAGACGGGCGAAGTGGATTCTGTAGTTATAGCTGGAATGGGCGGAAATTTGATAAGAGATTTAATTGAAGAAAGACTTGATATATTCAAAAGCTTAAAATATGCTGTCCTTCAGCCAGTTCAAAATCCCGAAGTACTGAGAGAATATTTATATAAGAGAGGATTTAACATATTAGGAGAACAATTGTGTATTGACGAAAGCAAATATTATGAGATAATAAAAGTATGTTATGCTTCTAATGTGAAAGTTAAAGATGACATATATTACGAAATAAGCGAAAAATTAATAGAAATGAAGCATCCTCTTTTAAAGGAGTATATTGATTATAAGATAAAGAAATATAATAAAATATGCGATAATATAAATGAGGACAGCGTAAATGCTTTGAATAGAAAAAAGGAATTAACTTTGAAATCACATAAACTTAAGGAGTTGTTATCATGTCTTTAA